AGACCTTGGAAAGAAAGCTCGAGGACACCCGGAGTAAAGAAGTGCATAATTCCATGTTAAGTATTCCCTCTGTCACCGGTGCAGTCCTTCTTTAAATCAACAAGTTGCTTAAACAGCAGCAGTTTCGAAGCGCTAGAACGCGGGCCACAAGAGAGAGAAATGCTACAGAAAAACCGATAGACGGCGTAGCCTTCCGGCTACACCGTCTCCTGAAAAATTTCCCCTATTTCCCGAAGTATCTCTTTAACAGTCCGGCAAAAGCTGCTCCGTGCCGGGCTTCGTCTTTACACATCTCGTGAACGGTGTCATGAACAGCATCGTATCCTAGCTGCTTGGCTTTGGTGGCCAGGTTCTTCTTCCCTAAGCAAGCCCCATGCTCGGCTTCTACTCTCAGCTCCAGATTATTTTGGGTGCAATCGGTAACTACTTCCCCTAATAGCTCAGCAAACTTCGCCGCGTGTTCTGCTTCTTCCCAGGCAATCCTCTTGTAAGCCTCGGCCACTTCCGGATATCCTTCGCGGTC
The sequence above is drawn from the Bacillota bacterium genome and encodes:
- a CDS encoding NADH peroxidase, producing the protein MKKFVCTVCGYVHTGDNPPAKCPQCGASNDKFIEKKEDQGLAWADEHKVGVAQGLDPEVVQGLKDNFMGECTEVGMYLAMSRQADREGYPEVAEAYKRIAWEEAEHAAKFAELLGEVVTDCTQNNLELRVEAEHGACLGKKNLATKAKQLGYDAVHDTVHEMCKDEARHGAAFAGLLKRYFGK